The genomic region TATTTTCAAACACATTATTCCCAATTCCCTTGCGCCCATGATTATCAAGTCCACACTCACGATTGGTGGAGCCGTTATTGCTACCAGCAGTTTGAGTTATCTAGGACTCGGCGTGGAGCCGCATATTCCGGAATGGGGTAACATTCTGAAGCTCGGCAGTACATACCTGGAGACCCACTCTTATCTGGCGATTTATCCAGGCTTGGCTATTATTCTGCTGGTTCTTTCGTTTAACTTTCTCGGTGACGGTCTGCGTGATGCGCTTGATCCCAAGCTGGAAAAGGCCTAAATGATTCATTGAAATGAATGATATATAAAAAAGAATTCACACATCACACATTCAAGATATGGAGGGTAATCCCATGAAAAAACGTACACTCATCTCATTGCTATTAATTCTCGTCATTGTGATTTCCGGCTGCAGTGTAAAAACGAAAACCGAATCCCAGGCGGAGACCGCACCAGCGGACACAACAGAAACTGCGCAAAAACCGGCAGACATTGAACTACTCGCCATGAGTTCTTCCGAAAATGATGTAAACATTGTCCGCGACCAGCTGACTAAAAATGGCTTCAATGTGAAGCTGAACCTGCAGCCGGATTATGGCAGCTTCAAATCCCAGCAGGATGCAGGGAATTATGATCTTGCCTTGTCCAGCTGGACAACAGTAACGGGAAATCCCGATTATGCGGTGCGTTCCCTTTTCAAAACAGGTGGCGATTACAGTATCCTCGCCGATGGGGAGATTGATAAACTTATCGATCAGGCCGCTACCCAAACACCAGACGAATACAAAGACACGTACAAACAATTGGAAGATCGTTTGGTAACGGATCAGGCGTACATCGCTCCTTTGTACATTTCCCTGAAAAGTCAGGCTGTGAACAAAGACATTCTGAATGTCGACACCGTTCGTCTCTCTAAATCCCGCGCCATGGCTTGGGAACCGATTGAGTTCAACGACAGCTCCAAAAATGCCAAAGATCCGTTGATTCTGACGCAAAGTGCATCCGTACTGACTTCCCTTGATCCGATCAAAGGAAACGACGGTTCCATTAACCAGTTAAACACCAATATGTATGTACGTCTCGTTAACTTGACAGACGACGATCAGCTGACAGCAGATGGATCATTGTCTCATAACTTCAGTATTGCTGAAGGAAATTCGGACTACTACTTCATCCTCAGAGACGATATCAACTTTGCGAAGATTGATAACAAAAAAGCTGTAGATACAGGAGAACGTGTCGGTGCAGATGATGTTATCTTCTCCCTGGATCGTGCTAAAAACAAAGATTCCGTTCCGGATCACCGGACGTACAGTTTGCATGAACACATCAAAGAAGCTGAGGTTGTAACGGATCTGAGTGCATTGCAATCCATTAAACAATCCAGTGGCAATGGTACAATTCTCGAAGCATTGGAACAAGGATTGGGCAGCAAAATTTCGGAACTCGTGACTGACAAAACCAAAGCAGATAATAGCGCAGGTAAATATCAGGTCGTTAAACTGACAACAACTGAACCTTTCCCACAAGTATTGAACTACCTGGCTCACCAATCTGCGGGTATCGTGTCCAAAAAACAGGTGGAGAGCATCAACACATATGATGTAGCTTCCTTTGACGTGAATAAAGATATTCCTTACGGTGACCAGAACACGGTGACTGAAGGCGCAGCATACAATAACACCCTTTATACTAGCGGACCTTACATTTTGTCTTACAAAAATGACTATGAAGCAGTATTCTTGCAAAATCCGGGATATCGCAAAGGCACTGAATATGCACCAAAAATTGCTCAGGTCAATGTCCGGTTCATCGCGGATGCAGACAGTGCCCTCTCTGCTCTTCGCAGCAGTGAAATTCACTTATACTACGGTGTACCTGAAACCAAGTATGATATCATCGAAAATGACAGCAAGCTGAAATTGCAAAGTCTTCCAAGTAACGCTGTCTCCTATCTGTTGTTCAACACGGCCAATCGCGAGGTTGCCAAGAGCAGTGACCTGAGAAAAGCCGTGCTGTACTCCATTAATCAAGATGAGATTTTGAGTTTCTACAAGAACAACAAACTCAAAGCATACTCTACAGTAAGCCCGCTCGTTCAGACCGGGAATGAATTGAAAGCTGATCCTGCAAAAGTAAAAGAGTTCTTGAGCAACTATAACGCTTCCAAGTAAACGTATAACAACAAAAGGCTGCCATCAAGATCATGTATTTGATCCTGATGGCAGCCTTTTTTATTCTTCCAGCACACGGCAATCTGCCAGAACATCGGGGAAATTCCGCATGCTGTCCTCTTCCGTAATTTTGCGAATAACGCTGCACGGTACGCCTGCCGCAAAAGAATGCGGTGGAATATCACGCGTCACCACACTACCTGCTCCGATGACACATCCGTCTCCAATCGTTACGCCTCCGCACACTGTGACGTTTGCCGAGATCCATACATCGTTTCCAATCGTGACCGGTTTGGCATAACATAGCGACTTCACATCACCGTTCTGGTCCAACATCTGTCGCCGCTCACGGGCAATCATGGGGTGAACGGGAGTAACAATCGTAACGTTGGGTCCAAAACTGGTATAATCCCCGATCGTCACTTGCGCGTCGTCTTGTATCGTCAGATTGTAATTACCGAAGAAGTGGTCGCCTATCCGGGTATGCACACCATAATGAAAGAAGATGGGGCCTTGCATGAATCCGCCTTCTCCAATCTCTCCCAGCAGCTGTTGCAATATCTGATTCCTTTCCTCAGTCTGTTCTTCAAAGGTCTGACTGTAACGCTGACTGAGATTATGGGCCTGTCTTTTGATGCTCTTTAATTCCGGATCACTTGGACTGAACAATACGCCCTTCATGATTCTCTCTTCTTCACGCATCATGAATCCTCCTCTACAAGAGTTAGCTTATCAAATAAAAGCCACAGACATGGCCTGTGGGTTATAAGGCTTCTGATAGAATGCCTGACTTCAACGCCTGAAGCACCATTCCTCGTAACCCAGCATCAAAATCATGTTGGAACGAGTCCTGATGTACAATCTCCGGCAATGATGGCATGGGATGATGCTTCCCGTACTGTTTCCATGCCAAATCCAGCTCTTCTCTCTCCACACGTTCCTGATAAATGACAATCTGGTGCGGAGCAACGACGGCATTAATCGTTTGCAGAATATGACATACCTGCACTACAAAATCATCTTTGCTCATGTCACTTTTCCAATCAGGTGAATACGGAAGATACTTAATCTCACCAAACATCCCTTTATTCCCGCGGATCATCTGTCCATTCAACATCATGCCCATACCCGGTGGATATCGGTTCGGAAAATAAATGCCTGCTACACTCTGTTGCTTCATATCTGCATGCTGTGTACAGTATCCGCTAATCGCTGCATTAACGTCATTTTCCACGAGAACTTTCAGTTGGAACTCGCTCTCGATCTCCCGTATTAGATGTGAATGGATAAGCTCTTCATGACTGCTCACCGTGATGTCCCCATCCACGGCTTGCCCCGGAATACCGATGCCGATCATATTAATGGAAGGATACTCCGCAATGAAACGCGCGATAAGTTGCAGCACATGCCGTTTATCGAAAGCAGGCAAGACGCTCGCTTCCTTCAACACAACTTTATTCTCCAGATTCATGACCGTTGCCGAAATCAATTCCTGGCCTTTCATCTCTTTGATGTAAAGAACCAAAGCAAGCTTGAAATTATAATTATATCGATATGCCTGAGCAGGACGACCGCCGTTAGAGGGAACCACTTTATCTTGGAACAACTCTCCGCCATCACATAATTCCTGGATCAGTGCATTAATGGTAACAACACTAAGATTGGTTAGTGAAGCTAATTGCGGTTTGGTCGCCGTCTCGATCTGCTGCATAACTTCACGCACATTATTCATATTGATGTATTTCATCATTGTAGCATTGGCTTTTTTCATAACCCTCTCGTTTCTACTCTGGTTCAATCGAGCCAAAGCAATGGTATGCATGTAATTTTACTCCATATCATAGCACAACATAATACCTTACTCGAACCTTTGGGTTCCTTCGTGCGGACAAAGAATCGAAATTGTCAGAGCTACTCTGGTTTACTCAAACAAATCATCCATCGACTTCACAGGTTTCACTTCTATCGGCTGCTTTGACAAGACCATACATGCATAGGTACCCACCCAAATTATAACTGCCATAATAACGTAGACCATCCATGCTCACCTCCCTGTTTCCTTCGAATCATGATTTTGCGGTTGAGCGATTCTGTAATCAGTTAATAAATATACTTTATAAAGTTTATATCGTAAGTATGTGAGAATGATCCTTTTTTGTCAATATGATTTGTCCGAGTCCTTTTAAACAAGTGGGAAGTATTATTTAAAACGCATTATCTCAGTGCCAATAGTAAATAGCTGCCTCCAAGATCATGTATTTGATCCTGACGACAGCTACTTTTATATCATTAGAGCGCTATTTATTTCGAGTATTTTCCCTGTATGCCAGGTAATAAGGTCACAACCTGAATACCCACTCCCCATGCAAAATAGACCAAGTGAATGAGGGAGACATCCTGAATCCAGTACACCTGCACCATAATCCAGATGATGAGAGCAAAACCCGTGTACAAGGAAAACGTCCAAGCCCAGTAGCGGTCAGAATAGAGATTCAGTCTCTCACCAAGCCCCCAATGAACATAGCGTAAGAGCGAGATTGCAATCATTATGGGCATCACGCCAAGAACCAGCAATAGGATGATTCCCGGAAACAGAAAACTGGAAAATGGGGAATTCCGCAACAAAGATTCGGGCAAATTCACCATACTTCCGGATGGGTCCATGATTAAAATGACGCCTCCAACAATCGCCCCAAGCCCCAGCATTCCATGCATCAAAATGAGTAACCACGATCTGCCTATACGCTGCTTCATCATGAATTGCTCCTTCCTTCTCTCGTTTCACAAACCCTCCAGTATCATTCTCACACAAACTGCGAATTGTTCCTGTGCTTCTTTTCACTATATAGGCCTTGAAAATCATTCGTAATGGTAAAACTTGATAAAAGAACGTACGTTCGGTATAATGGGATTATCCTGAATAAGCGAGAGGCAGATATGGACGACAAATTTATTAAGGAATTACGCGAGATTAGTCGGGATGACAGACGAAGATCGGAATTCATGATTCAAGGTTTGAAGGAAACACTGCAAGAACGCAAAGAAGAAGGCATACTCAAGCGCTGGATACGGCGTAAGAAAACAGAGAAAAAAATCTCCCAAAGATTTAATCAAGATCCACACTCGGATCAAAAGTAACAACATAAAAAGGAGGCGGAATACGCCTCCCTTGCTATTTACATATTTGAATTATTTAGTTTGTTTGTTAGGCTGATCCATCATTTGAATTAATCTGCAACGGATGTATAAGTACCCTTTGTGCCCCCCCCCTCATTAACTCCAAGATCTGCACCTTTCTGTTCAAACTGGGCCGCCAATGAGCCATCTTGAATCATATAGAGCACGTCCTGTTCGGCCGCAGCATCCATATCCCTGGTGAACAACAAGGAAGCCCCGGCCATTTCCAGCAAAAAGACAACGGAATCATGATTCTGGTGTTCAGACACAGGCAAACTGCCTGAAGCTTCTACTTCCATGTGTGCCAGATCTGGAGCTATAAAATGTAAACTCGTCTCCTTATCAGCCTTATAGGACATGCCCTGCTGAATGGCGTATAGAGGAATGTTCCGTCCCATGGCTGTGTCCAGTAATTTATCAAAGTTTTCTTTACCACTGGTTGTGCCATTAAACATGAAACGTTTAACCGAAATCTGTTCCAGCAAAGCCTGGAGTCCTCCAATTAAGTTTGAAGAAGGGATTGTTGATTATATAACCAATTTATAGATTTTGTTTAACGATGGAATGTCACACTGTCCTCGATTGAGTCACGACCCATCCGCAAACCATTTACTGGTGCTTCTTTGTCTGGGTAACCAAATGATATTCCAAATAATAATTTTAGTTCGCCCGATACTCCAAGAACTTCACGGACAGTATCAGCAGAAAAGCCTAATGCTGTCTGGGGAATACCGCCTATCCCACGTGCCTCAAGCGCTAGTAGAAATGACTGACCATACATTCCAATATCAGATGCGACACGCACATTATCTCCAAATGAAGGCATAAATAAGAAAGCAACATGGGGTGCATTAAAAAAATTATAATTTTGTGCAGCTGCCTGCTTGCGACCTTTGTAATCTTCTCGTGCTATTTCTTGTGATTCATAATAAGCTTTTCCATGCGTATTTTTGCGTTCGCCATATCGGCCGTAAAAGGCGTTCATATCAAATGTAAAATCTGGTGTATGATTCCCTTCCTCATTCGCGCGTAACAAAGCTTCACTCAATTCATCCTTCTTATCACCTGAAACAATATGAACATTCCAAGGCTGCGTATTGCAATTAGACGGTGTATATTGAGCATCTTCGAGAACCTCACGAATCACTTCTTCCTTAACGGGTGTAGAGAGAAATTGACGCACAGATTGTCGAGAGCGTACAACTTCTTGAAAAGATTTAATAGTCATTAGTGTAACCTCCTCTTGTTTTTCGATGTTTCTTCACATAATGCTTTTGATAAATCCATGCTTATTTGGATATGATTGAATTGTATTGATTGTTTTTGTTACATTCATCTTCTAGAATAAAATCATTGCTCATCTTTTGGAAGAGGGCAATTTAAATTGCCTTAGTACACTTTTTTGTACTTATGGATAAATAGAGGTCCCTACCATTTTGTGTAAACGTTCTTCACAAGCACCAATAAGGGATTCGCTAACAAAACATTAATGTTGCGAATGCACCTCTTTACGGTTGACTACGCCGCGGCGAATGAAGAACGCTGTGACCAAGCCAATTAGAGCCAGGATAATCATGTACACAAATACGTTGTATGCTCCTGCCGACATCGCGTTTGCCATCTCGACCTGTTTGGCAAGAGCCGAGAAGCCGTGGAGGTATTTATCCATACTGCCCATAAGGATACTGACAGCTACAGCAATTCCGATCGCCCCCGTAACCTGCGGCAATGTGTTTATGACTGCCGTACCGTGCGGGTACAAGTCTGGCGGCAATTGATTTAGCGCGTGCGTTTGAGCAGGCATTAAGATCAAGGCTGTCCCAATAGAGAGCCCTATGTGCACAGCCACCATAAAGGCGATTGAAGAAGCAGGAGATAGCGTAGTGAAGAGCCATAACATGACTGAAACGATCACAAATCCGGGGATAACGAGCCATTTTGGCCCATGTTTATCGAATAAGTGCCCTATGCGCGGGGAGAGTAGACCGAAAAGCGCACTACCCGGTAAAAGCATGAGTCCCGCAGTGAACGGAGACAATCCGGCGCCCGTCTGCAGAAACATCGGCAGGATAATCAGGGTCGTCATAAAAATCATCGGGCATAACGCTACCAGAATCAGCCCAACAACGTACATCGGATACTTGAACACGCTCAGGTTCATCATCGGACTACTCATAACGTTCTGACGCAACACGAACAGCACCAGTGCGATGAGGCCGACAATGATTGAAGTGATCACAACCGGATTCCCCCAGCCTTCAGATCCTTCGCCTACTTGACTAAAGCCAAAAACAACTCCGCCGAATCCAATCGTTGACAACAACACAGACAGTAAATCAATCCGCTGCTTTTTGACATCGGTAACGTTCTCCAAATACTTCAACCCCATCAACAATCCTACGACTAAAAATGGAAGTGAGAACCAGAAAATATAC from Paenibacillus sp. FSL R5-0341 harbors:
- a CDS encoding ROK family protein, whose protein sequence is MHTIALARLNQSRNERVMKKANATMMKYINMNNVREVMQQIETATKPQLASLTNLSVVTINALIQELCDGGELFQDKVVPSNGGRPAQAYRYNYNFKLALVLYIKEMKGQELISATVMNLENKVVLKEASVLPAFDKRHVLQLIARFIAEYPSINMIGIGIPGQAVDGDITVSSHEELIHSHLIREIESEFQLKVLVENDVNAAISGYCTQHADMKQQSVAGIYFPNRYPPGMGMMLNGQMIRGNKGMFGEIKYLPYSPDWKSDMSKDDFVVQVCHILQTINAVVAPHQIVIYQERVEREELDLAWKQYGKHHPMPSLPEIVHQDSFQHDFDAGLRGMVLQALKSGILSEAL
- a CDS encoding nitroreductase yields the protein MTIKSFQEVVRSRQSVRQFLSTPVKEEVIREVLEDAQYTPSNCNTQPWNVHIVSGDKKDELSEALLRANEEGNHTPDFTFDMNAFYGRYGERKNTHGKAYYESQEIAREDYKGRKQAAAQNYNFFNAPHVAFLFMPSFGDNVRVASDIGMYGQSFLLALEARGIGGIPQTALGFSADTVREVLGVSGELKLLFGISFGYPDKEAPVNGLRMGRDSIEDSVTFHR
- a CDS encoding sugar O-acetyltransferase, with amino-acid sequence MMREEERIMKGVLFSPSDPELKSIKRQAHNLSQRYSQTFEEQTEERNQILQQLLGEIGEGGFMQGPIFFHYGVHTRIGDHFFGNYNLTIQDDAQVTIGDYTSFGPNVTIVTPVHPMIARERRQMLDQNGDVKSLCYAKPVTIGNDVWISANVTVCGGVTIGDGCVIGAGSVVTRDIPPHSFAAGVPCSVIRKITEEDSMRNFPDVLADCRVLEE
- a CDS encoding ABC transporter substrate-binding protein, which encodes MKKRTLISLLLILVIVISGCSVKTKTESQAETAPADTTETAQKPADIELLAMSSSENDVNIVRDQLTKNGFNVKLNLQPDYGSFKSQQDAGNYDLALSSWTTVTGNPDYAVRSLFKTGGDYSILADGEIDKLIDQAATQTPDEYKDTYKQLEDRLVTDQAYIAPLYISLKSQAVNKDILNVDTVRLSKSRAMAWEPIEFNDSSKNAKDPLILTQSASVLTSLDPIKGNDGSINQLNTNMYVRLVNLTDDDQLTADGSLSHNFSIAEGNSDYYFILRDDINFAKIDNKKAVDTGERVGADDVIFSLDRAKNKDSVPDHRTYSLHEHIKEAEVVTDLSALQSIKQSSGNGTILEALEQGLGSKISELVTDKTKADNSAGKYQVVKLTTTEPFPQVLNYLAHQSAGIVSKKQVESINTYDVASFDVNKDIPYGDQNTVTEGAAYNNTLYTSGPYILSYKNDYEAVFLQNPGYRKGTEYAPKIAQVNVRFIADADSALSALRSSEIHLYYGVPETKYDIIENDSKLKLQSLPSNAVSYLLFNTANREVAKSSDLRKAVLYSINQDEILSFYKNNKLKAYSTVSPLVQTGNELKADPAKVKEFLSNYNASK
- a CDS encoding MDR family MFS transporter, whose translation is MKKYNTSAIMAALLICGFFGYLSETAINIAMTNLMEVFQISAATVQWLTTGYMLTIGILTPISAMLLQMFSTRKLFTVSLISLIVGTLIAALAFNFEMLMFSRILQAVGMSTLIPLLFNTILVIYPQNKRGAAMGLVGLVTMFAPALGPTFGGLVVGYLTWQYIFWFSLPFLVVGLLMGLKYLENVTDVKKQRIDLLSVLLSTIGFGGVVFGFSQVGEGSEGWGNPVVITSIIVGLIALVLFVLRQNVMSSPMMNLSVFKYPMYVVGLILVALCPMIFMTTLIILPMFLQTGAGLSPFTAGLMLLPGSALFGLLSPRIGHLFDKHGPKWLVIPGFVIVSVMLWLFTTLSPASSIAFMVAVHIGLSIGTALILMPAQTHALNQLPPDLYPHGTAVINTLPQVTGAIGIAVAVSILMGSMDKYLHGFSALAKQVEMANAMSAGAYNVFVYMIILALIGLVTAFFIRRGVVNRKEVHSQH